In Carya illinoinensis cultivar Pawnee chromosome 7, C.illinoinensisPawnee_v1, whole genome shotgun sequence, the following are encoded in one genomic region:
- the LOC122315915 gene encoding ornithine decarboxylase-like gives MGSSPKSPKSLQTILAAPGVRGKRITTISKGGLSDFMQAIAFSKQESREPFYVLDLGAVMSLMDKWTRSLPMVRPYYAVKCNPDPAFLGTMAALGSSFDCASRAEMEAVLSLGVSPDRIVFANPCKAESHIKYAASVGVNLTTFDSRDEIEKIRKLHPKCALLIRIKAPDDGGARCPLGPKYGALPEEVAPLLQAALSARLTVTGVSFHIGSGAKDSRAYHRAIAAAKTTFETATRLGMPRMRVLNIGGGFTANPQFNEAASAVKGALQSYFASDPGLSIMAEPGRFFAESAFTLATNIIGKRVRGELREYWINDGIYGSMNCILYDHATVTCTPLACTSNRANPSCKGGRTYSSTVFGPTCDALDTVLKGHQLPELQVNDWLVFPDMGAYTAAAGSNFNGFSTSAILTYLAYTNPS, from the coding sequence ATGGGGTCGAGCCCAAAGAGCCCAAAGAGCCTACAGACTATACTGGCTGCTCCAGGGGTCAGAGGTAAGAGGATTACAACCATATCAAAAGGTGGGCTGAGCGATTTCATGCAGGCCATTGCTTTTAGCAAGCAAGAGTCAAGAGAACCCTTTTACGTGCTTGATTTAGGTGCGGTCATGAGTCTCATGGACAAGTGGACACGGTCCCTCCCAATGGTTCGACCTTACTATGCCGTCAAGTGCAACCCAGACCCGGCTTTCCTTGGCACCATGGCCGCACTAGGGTCGAGTTTTGACTGCGCAAGTCGAGCCGAGATGGAGGCCGTATTGTCACTTGGGGTTTCTCCCGATCGCATTGTTTTTGCCAACCCTTGTAAAGCGGAGTCCCACATCAAGTATGCTGCGAGTGTTGGCGTTAACCTAACAACTTTCGATTCGAGAGACGAGATCGAGAAGATTCGAAAATTGCACCCGAAATGTGCTTTGCTTATTCGGATCAAGGCTCCGGATGACGGTGGAGCACGCTGTCCATTGGGCCCAAAGTACGGTGCACTTCCGGAAGAAGTCGCTCCACTCCTCCAAGCCGCTCTCTCTGCACGACTCACCGTCACCGGTGTCTCTTTCCACATCGGAAGTGGGGCCAAAGATTCGCGTGCTTACCATCGAGCCATAGCGGCGGCTAAAACAACTTTTGAGACGGCTACTCGGCTTGGCATGCCTCGAATGCGGGTGCTGAACATCGGTGGTGGTTTCACGGCCAACCCGCAATTTAACGAAGCGGCCTCAGCCGTGAAAGGCGCACTGCAATCGTATTTCGCCAGCGATCCAGGCTTATCCATCATGGCAGAACCGGGGAGATTCTTCGCAGAGTCAGCTTTCACGCTGGCCACGAACATCATCGGAAAGCGCGTCAGAGGCGAACTGAGAGAGTACTGGATCAACGATGGGATTTACGGATCCATGAACTGCATACTATACGACCATGCAACCGTGACATGCACGCCTCTAGCATGTACGTCCAACCGTGCAAACCCCTCGTGCAAGGGAGGCAGGACCTACAGCTCAACCGTTTTTGGGCCCACGTGCGATGCGCTTGACACGGTTTTGAAGGGTCACCAGCTACCGGAACTTCAGGTCAACGACTGGCTTGTGTTTCCTGATATGGGTGCTTATACGGCGGCTGCTGGGTCCAACTTCAATGGGTTCAGTACGTCCGCCATTTTGACCTACTTGGCCTATACCAATCCAAGCTAG
- the LOC122315917 gene encoding plastocyanin gives MATVTSAAVAIPSFTGLKVAGAAKVDGTAKVSASPVPRLSVKASLKDVGITVAATAASALLASNAMALEVLLGGDDGSLAFVPNSFSVSAGEKIVFKNNAGFPHNVIFDEDEVPGGVDAGKISMSEEDLLNAPGEVYAVTLTEKGSYSFYCSPHQGAGMVGKVTVN, from the coding sequence ATGGCCACTGTCACCTCTGCAGCTGTTGCCATCCCATCATTCACCGGCCTAAAAGTGGCCGGTGCAGCTAAAGTCGATGGCACTGCTAAAGTATCAGCCTCTCCAGTCCCAAGGCTCAGCGTTAAGGCCTCACTCAAGGATGTGGGTATTACTGTTGCGGCCACGGCAGCAAGTGCGCTGCTTGCTAGCAATGCAATGGCCTTAGAGGTCTTGCTTGGTGGTGATGACGGGTCGTTGGCTTTCGTTCCTAACAGTTTCAGCGTGAGCGCAGGGGAGAAGATAGTGTTCAAGAACAATGCCGGTTTCCCCCACAACGTTATATTCGACGAGGATGAAGTTCCCGGCGGTGTTGACGCGGGGAAGATCTCCATGTCCGAGGAGGATCTCCTCAATGCCCCAGGAGAGGTATACGCAGTGACCTTGACTGAAAAGGGTAGCTACTCGTTCTATTGTTCCCCTCACCAGGGAGCTGGTATGGTGGGAAAAGTGACCGTCAATTAA
- the LOC122315916 gene encoding phospholipase D delta-like — translation MANDKLDSLVYLHGDLDLKIIEARCLPNMDLVSEHFRRCFVAFSTCRSPFFNKKKHQHQTHGKIITSDPYVTVCLAGATVARTRVISNCQNPVWNEHFKIPLAHPVSHVEFYVKDNDVFGADLIGVASVSAQRILAGEAINDWFPINGLSGKPPKPDAAVRIEMRFTKCEDNPLYRYGIAADPDHFGVRNCYFPVRQGGSVTLYQDAHVLESMVPEIELDDGKKFEHAACWEDICHAILEAHHLVYIVGWSVFHKVKLVREPSRPLPNGGNLNLGDLLKYKSQEGVRVLLLVWDDKTSHSKFFINTTGVMQTHDEETRKFFKHSSVTCVLSPRYASSKLSIFKQQVVGTLFTHHQKCVIVDTQASGNNRKITSFIGGLDLCDGRYDTPEHRLFRDLDTIYQDDYHNPTISAGSKGPRQPWHDLHCKIEGPAAYDVLTNFEQRWRKATKWSELGLRLKRVTHWHDDALIKLERISWILSPSPSMPNDDPALWVSSEDSPENWHVQVFRSIDSGSLKGFPKNVYEAEAQNLVCAKNLVIDKSIQTAYIQAIRSAQHFIYIENQYFLGSSYAWPSYKDAGADNLIPMELALKIASKIRAREGFAVYVVMPMWPEGLPSSASVQEILFWQTQTMQMMYEIIARELKSMHLESVHPQSYLNFYCLGNREELPKEVTVPPNLSSKNGDMVSTSQKFQRFMVYVHAKGMIVDDEYVILGSANINQRSLAGSRDTEIAMGAYQPHHTWGKKKGHPHGQVYGYRMSLWAEHLGKLDDCFKEPQNLACVNSVNKIAEDNWKKYTAESFTPLQGHLLKYPVQVDANGKVGPLPGQESFPDVGGKVLGSRTTLPDALTT, via the exons ATGGCCAACGATAAATTGGACTCCCTGGTGTACCTTCACGGCGATCTCGATCTGAAAATCATAGAGGCCCGATGCTTGCCAAACATGGATTTGGTCTCGGAGCACTTCCGCCGATGCTTCGTGGCATTCAGCACGTGCCGATCACCGTTCTTTAACAAGAAGAAGCACCAGCACCAAACGCACGGGAAAATCATTACCAGCGACCCTTACGTCACTGTTTGCCTCGCCGGAGCTACCGTGGCTCGCACGCGGGTCATTTCCAACTGTCAGAATCCCGTATGGAACGAGCACTTCAAGATCCCCCTTGCCCACCCGGTCTCTCACGTGGAGTTCTACGTGAAGGACAACGACGTGTTTGGCGCCGATCTGATCGGAGTTGCCTCCGTATCGGCTCAGCGAATCCTAGCGGGCGAGGCTATCAACGACTGGTTCCCGATAAATGGTTTGTCCGGGAAGCCACCGAAGCCTGACGCCGCCGTCCGCATTGAGATGAGGTTCACGAAATGCGAGGACAATCCATTGTACCGGTACGGAATCGCGGCTGATCCGGACCATTTCGGCGTCCGAAATTGTTACTTTCCGGTTCGGCAAGGAGGTTCGGTGACGCTATATCAGGACGCGCACGTGCTGGAGTCAATGGTGCCGGAGATAGAACTGGATGATGGAAAAAAGTTTGAGCACGCCGCGTGTTGGGAGGACATATGCCACGCAATACTGGAGGCACACCACTTGGTGTACATTGTGGGGTGGTCCGTATTTCATAAGGTGAAGCTGGTTAGAGAGCCCTCGAGGCCGTTGCCTAATGGTGGGAATTTGAATTTGGGGGATTTGCTCAAGTACAAGTCCCAGGAAGGTGTGCGAGTTCTGCTCTTGGTTTGGGATGATAAGACTTCCCACAGCAAATTCTTTATTAATACT ACTGGAGTGATGCAAACTCATGATGAAGAAACGCGGAAGTTTTTCAAGCACTCTTCCGTTACGTGTGTGCTTTCACCCCGATATGCCAGCAGTAAGCTTAGCATTTTCAAACAACAG GTTGTTGGAACCCTGTTTACACATCATCAAAAATGTGTGATTGTGGATACGCAAGCGTCTGGAAATAACAGGAAGATTACTTCTTTTATCGGAGGTCTGGACCTTTGTGATGGCCGGTATGATACTCCTGAGCATCGACTATTCCGTGATCTTGACACTATTTATCAGGATGATTATCATAATCCAACAATTTCC GCGGGAAGTAAAGGTCCAAGGCAACCATGGCACGATTTGCATTGCAAAATAGAAGGGCCAGCTGCGTATGATGTGCTCACTAATTTTGAGCAGCGTTGGAGAAAAGCCACAAAATGGTCAGAGTTAGGCCTGCGTCTCAAAAGGGTGACTCATTGGCACGACGATGCTTTGATAAAGTTGGAACGCATCTCATGGATACTTAGTCCTTCCCCATCAATGCCAAATGACGACCCTGCATTATGGGTTTCCTCGGAAGATAGTCCTGAGAACTGGCATGTTCAG GTTTTCCGCTCAATTGATTCAGGGTCTTTGAAAGGATTTCCTAAAAATGTTTATGAGGCTGAGGCGCAG AATCTTGTTTGTGCAAAAAACTTGGTTATAGACAAGAGCATTCAAACGGCATACATCCAGGCGATCAGAAGTGCccaacattttatatatattgagaatCAATACTTTCTTGGCTCATCCTACGCATGGCCATCTTACAAAGATGCAG GTGCTGACAATTTAATTCCAATGGAACTGGCATTAAAGATTGCTAGTAAGATAAGAGCCAGGGAGGGATTTGCAGTGTATGTTGTCATGCCAATGTGGCCTGAAGGCCTCCCTTCGTCTGCCTCTGTGCAAGAAATTCTCTTTTGGCAG ACGCAAACAATGCAAATGATGTATGAAATCATAGCACGAGAGTTGAAATCGATGCATCTTGAGAGTGTACATCCCCAAAGCTACCTAAATTTCTACTGTCTTGGTAATCGGGAAGAACTGCCCAAAGAAGTGACAGTTCCACCTAATCTATCTTCTAAGAATGGGGATATG GTTTCTACTTCACAAAAGTTTCAAAGGTTTATGGTCTATGTACATGCCAAGGGTATGATTGTAGATGATGAGTACGTGATATTAGGGTCTGCCAATATCAATCAAAGATCGTTGGCTGGTTCTAGAGACACTGAGATAGCCATGGGTGCATATCAGCCCCATCACACCTGGGGTAAGAAGAAGGGTCATCCACATGGGCAG GTGTATGGATATAGAATGTCTCTGTGGGCAGAACATTTGGGGAAGTTGGATGATTGCTTCAAGGAGCCTCAAAATTTAGCTTGCGTGAATAGTGTGAATAAGATTGCTGAAGATAACTGGAAGAAGTACACGGCGGAGAGTTTTACACCATTGCAGGGGCACCTTCTTAAATACCCCGTTCAGGTAGATGCCAATGGAAAGGTAGGTCCTTTGCCTGGACAAGAGAGTTTTCCAGATGTTGGTGGTAAGGTGCTTGGATCCCGCACTACCCTTCCTGATGCTTTAACTACATAA